Below is a genomic region from Elusimicrobiota bacterium.
ACTTCGCGCAGTAAATCATGCGGCGAATTCCTCCAGGAAGAATTTAACGTTGATGAAGTTGAAAAGAAACTTGCTTTCGCTGTTGGGAAGGGCGGGCTTGGCCAGCAGCGCCTCGATGGATTCCCGACGGACAATCTCAAACGCGGGGCTTTGGGGATCCAACACCGCCGACCGCACGGCGGGGTCGCGGGTGTCCAAAAACGAGAAAATGGGGGCATTGAAGCCGACCTTGCGTGGATTGTCCAATATCTCATCGGGGACAATGCCCCGCACGGCTTCGCGCAACACCGATTTGGTTTTTCCGTTTCGAACGAGGAGACGAGTGGGAATCCCGGCGCAGGTCTCAAACAAATCCCGATCCAGGTACGGGGACCGGTTTTCGATCGATTGGTGCATCGCGTTCAAGTCGTCCTCGTGAAGAAGCGCCGGAACCGCCTCGTGGAACATCTCATTCATCATTCGATTGCGAAGCAAATCGTCCGCGTACGTCGCCTCGGCAAAAGGCTCAAACCAGGGCCGTGTGAGAAAATCCGAAAAGACACGGGAGTTCAAGAAAATGTGGTCGCGAAAGGCGGGGGCCTGTATAAATAGATCCGGGTTGCTTAAGTGGGGGTTTCGTACGTACGGGCGCACTTCCCGGGCCCATGCCGCCTTGGCCGCCGCGTGGAGGGTTGCGTCCCCGCGCATTTCGAACAAATAGGCCAAATGGTGGTCGTAGTACCCGGAAAACAGCTCGTCGGCGCCGGTTCCGCTGACCGACACCCGGTAGCCCGCCTCGGCGATTCGTTTCATCAGAAGCCAGTGGGCGTAGTACGTGATGGTGTAGACGGGCGCGTCGTGGTATCGGACCAGCGCTCTCAGTTGGGGGAGAAAATTCTCGGTGGTGACCGATACGTTTGTGTGGCGGATTTGATAGGCGGCCACGGCGGCGTCCACCATGCCCTTTTCCTCGTAACGCGGGTCCAGGTTGGCGATGGTGAAGCCATGCAGATCGTTCCCGTGGATCTTCCGTGCGATGCCAATCAACGCGTTCGAATCCACCCCTCCGCTCATGCAAAACGCCAATTTAACGTCGGCCCGCAAGCGAAGCTCCACCGCGCGGAACAATTTCGCCCGGGCCCGTTCCACCGCGTCCTCAAACGTCAACGAAGGGTCCGGGGCCAGGCGGGGTCGCCAATACCGGCCCATGGACAAGGCACCCTCCGGTTCGATGACGGCGTTGGTGGCCGCGGGAAAGTGCACGACGTCCTCGAAGAAAGTTTGATCCGTTTTGTGAATGGCCTTGTACCCGTTCACCAAATACCGCTTTAAATGATCCATGTTCGGGGCAAACGCACGGCCACGCAGCGCGGCGATGAATTTAATCTCCGATCCGAAGTACACCCCTCCCCGGTCGTCGGTGTGCACACACAGCGGCTTTTCGCCGAAGCGGTCTCTTGAGAGAAGCAATCGCCGGCGGACGTCGTCGTACAGGGCAAACGCCCACATGCCTTCGAAGCGCTCAACGGCGGCGTCCCCGTAGGCCAAGTAGGCCTGCAGAACCACTTCGGTGTCCGATTCGGTGGTGAACGCCGCGCCTTTCTTTTCGAGATCTTTCCGCAACTCGCGGTGGTTGTATATTTCCCCGTTGTAGACCAACGTGCATCCCCCCCTCGCGAAGGGCTGATGGGAACGGGGATTGAGGTCCACGATCGAAAGCCGGGAGTGCAACAACACGCACGTCGCCGGTCCCGCGGGAAGGACGACGTGGGCCTGATGATCGGGCCCGCGATTGACCATTAATTTCAGCGC
It encodes:
- the asnB gene encoding asparagine synthase (glutamine-hydrolyzing), encoding MCGIAGYFGLQKPDNQRIETALKLMVNRGPDHQAHVVLPAGPATCVLLHSRLSIVDLNPRSHQPFARGGCTLVYNGEIYNHRELRKDLEKKGAAFTTESDTEVVLQAYLAYGDAAVERFEGMWAFALYDDVRRRLLLSRDRFGEKPLCVHTDDRGGVYFGSEIKFIAALRGRAFAPNMDHLKRYLVNGYKAIHKTDQTFFEDVVHFPAATNAVIEPEGALSMGRYWRPRLAPDPSLTFEDAVERARAKLFRAVELRLRADVKLAFCMSGGVDSNALIGIARKIHGNDLHGFTIANLDPRYEEKGMVDAAVAAYQIRHTNVSVTTENFLPQLRALVRYHDAPVYTITYYAHWLLMKRIAEAGYRVSVSGTGADELFSGYYDHHLAYLFEMRGDATLHAAAKAAWAREVRPYVRNPHLSNPDLFIQAPAFRDHIFLNSRVFSDFLTRPWFEPFAEATYADDLLRNRMMNEMFHEAVPALLHEDDLNAMHQSIENRSPYLDRDLFETCAGIPTRLLVRNGKTKSVLREAVRGIVPDEILDNPRKVGFNAPIFSFLDTRDPAVRSAVLDPQSPAFEIVRRESIEALLAKPALPNSESKFLFNFINVKFFLEEFAA